A genomic window from Pantoea alhagi includes:
- a CDS encoding Gfo/Idh/MocA family protein, with the protein MKPLTWAIIGPGAIAHQFAAAQEAMGRQIYAVGARSREKGEAFAQRYGIERVFDDIPRMLADPQIDAVYISTPHASHFSWMKQALEQGKHLLVEKAITVSSDELSEINQLAAEKKLIVAEAMTLFHMPLFHQLKTLIESGKLGKLKMIQVSFGTVKEADPNNRFFNPQLAGGALLDIGTYALSFARFFLSEQPNQLFTTVAKFSTGVDEQCGILLQNSQNEMATISLAFRAKMPKRGIIACEHGFITVDDFPRAQQAQLSWADGTMETLEAGETGRALQYEILALEKYAAEGVNPLHYLTNDVVALMTDIRQRWGIRYPFES; encoded by the coding sequence ATGAAGCCGTTAACATGGGCAATTATTGGACCGGGCGCTATTGCGCATCAGTTTGCCGCTGCTCAGGAAGCAATGGGCAGGCAAATCTATGCGGTAGGTGCCAGAAGCCGCGAGAAAGGTGAAGCGTTTGCGCAACGCTACGGTATTGAGCGGGTATTTGATGATATTCCCCGGATGCTGGCCGATCCGCAAATAGACGCGGTCTATATCTCTACGCCACACGCCAGCCATTTCAGCTGGATGAAGCAGGCGCTGGAGCAGGGCAAGCATCTGCTGGTGGAAAAGGCAATAACTGTCAGCAGCGATGAGCTGAGTGAGATTAATCAGCTGGCGGCAGAGAAGAAGCTGATCGTAGCCGAGGCGATGACGCTGTTTCATATGCCACTGTTTCATCAGCTGAAAACGCTGATTGAAAGCGGAAAACTGGGCAAGCTGAAAATGATTCAGGTCTCTTTTGGCACCGTTAAAGAAGCCGACCCCAATAACCGTTTCTTTAATCCACAGCTGGCAGGCGGCGCGTTGCTGGATATCGGCACTTATGCGCTCTCGTTTGCCCGCTTTTTCCTGAGTGAGCAGCCGAACCAGCTGTTTACCACAGTGGCTAAATTCAGCACCGGCGTTGACGAACAGTGCGGCATTCTGCTGCAAAACAGCCAAAACGAAATGGCCACCATCTCGCTGGCGTTTCGCGCCAAAATGCCGAAGCGCGGCATTATCGCCTGCGAGCATGGCTTTATTACCGTTGATGATTTCCCGCGCGCGCAGCAGGCGCAGTTAAGCTGGGCGGATGGCACCATGGAAACCCTTGAAGCGGGGGAGACCGGGCGTGCGCTACAGTATGAAATTCTGGCGCTGGAAAAATATGCCGCCGAAGGCGTGAATCCACTGCACTATCTGACCAATGATGTTGTGGCCCTGATGACTGATATTCGTCAGCGATGGGGGATCCGTTACCCCTTTGAATCCTGA
- the gsiD gene encoding glutathione ABC transporter permease GsiD produces the protein MKNWRREAALKVMPLQQSERVRTPWREFWRRFRRQPVALAAGVFVLLLIVLAICAPWIAPFDAENYFDYDRLTEGPSAMHWFGVDSLGRDIFSRVLVGTRISLLAGFFSVAIGGAIGTALGLLAGYYEGWWDRIIMRICDVLFAFPGILLAIAVVAIMGSGMSNVIVAVAIFSVPAFARLVRGNTLVLKHQTFIESARSIGASDWTLMVRHILPGTVSSIVVYFTMRIGTSIITAASLSFLGLGAQPPTPEWGAMLNEARADMVMAPHVAIFPSLAIFLTVLAFNLLGDGLRDALDPKLKS, from the coding sequence ATGAAAAACTGGCGACGAGAGGCAGCTCTGAAGGTGATGCCCCTGCAACAGAGCGAGCGGGTACGTACGCCGTGGCGCGAATTCTGGCGACGTTTCCGCCGTCAGCCTGTGGCGCTGGCGGCTGGCGTTTTTGTGTTATTGCTGATTGTGCTGGCAATATGCGCGCCGTGGATTGCGCCATTTGATGCTGAAAATTATTTTGATTATGACCGGCTGACGGAAGGCCCTTCCGCCATGCACTGGTTTGGCGTGGATTCCCTTGGCCGCGATATTTTTAGTCGGGTACTGGTGGGCACCCGCATTTCGCTGCTGGCGGGCTTTTTTTCCGTCGCTATCGGCGGAGCGATCGGTACCGCGCTCGGTCTGCTGGCTGGTTACTATGAGGGCTGGTGGGACCGCATTATTATGCGCATCTGCGATGTGCTGTTCGCCTTTCCGGGGATTTTGCTGGCGATTGCGGTCGTGGCGATCATGGGCAGCGGTATGTCCAACGTTATCGTGGCGGTAGCAATTTTCAGCGTGCCCGCCTTTGCCCGTCTGGTGCGCGGCAATACGCTGGTGCTGAAGCATCAAACCTTTATCGAGTCGGCACGCAGTATCGGCGCATCGGACTGGACTCTGATGGTGCGCCATATTCTGCCCGGCACGGTCTCATCGATTGTGGTCTATTTCACCATGCGCATCGGCACCTCGATTATCACCGCCGCCAGCCTGTCGTTTCTGGGGCTGGGCGCGCAGCCGCCTACGCCAGAGTGGGGCGCGATGCTTAACGAGGCGCGAGCGGATATGGTGATGGCACCGCACGTAGCGATTTTCCCCAGCCTGGCGATTTTTCTGACGGTGCTGGCCTTTAACCTGTTGGGCGATGGCCTGCGCGATGCGCTCGATCCGAAACTGAAAAGCTGA
- the gsiC gene encoding glutathione ABC transporter permease GsiC, whose product MLNYFLKRLLGLIPTLLIVAVLVFLFVHLLPGDPARLVAGPEADASVVALVRQDLGLDKPLPQQFLHFMVNALQGDFGTSMVSKRPVSEEIASRFLPTLWLTLTSMIWSVIFGMGIGIISAVWRNRWPDRIGMTLAVSGISFPAFALGMLLMQVFSVELGWLPTVGAESWQHYILPSITLGAAVASIMARFTRASFIEVMQEDYMRTARAKGVRESKVLIKHGLRNAMIPVVTMMGLQFGFLLGGSIVVEVVFNWPGLGRLLVDSVEMRDYPVIQAEVLLFSLEFILINLIVDMLYAAINPAIRYK is encoded by the coding sequence ATGCTGAACTATTTCCTTAAACGCCTGCTGGGATTGATACCTACGCTGCTGATCGTGGCGGTGCTGGTCTTTCTGTTTGTTCATTTACTGCCAGGGGATCCGGCGCGGCTGGTGGCCGGGCCTGAAGCCGATGCCAGCGTGGTTGCGCTGGTGCGTCAGGATCTGGGACTGGATAAGCCGCTGCCGCAGCAGTTTTTGCATTTTATGGTCAACGCGCTCCAGGGGGATTTTGGCACGTCGATGGTATCGAAAAGGCCGGTATCGGAGGAGATCGCTTCACGCTTTCTGCCGACGCTGTGGCTGACGCTGACCAGTATGATCTGGTCAGTAATTTTTGGCATGGGGATTGGGATTATCTCCGCCGTCTGGCGTAATCGCTGGCCGGATCGCATCGGCATGACGCTGGCGGTATCGGGCATTTCCTTTCCCGCTTTTGCGCTCGGCATGCTGCTGATGCAGGTTTTTTCCGTGGAGCTGGGCTGGCTGCCGACCGTCGGTGCGGAGAGCTGGCAGCACTATATCTTGCCCTCTATTACGCTGGGCGCGGCGGTGGCGTCGATTATGGCGCGTTTTACCCGCGCCTCTTTTATTGAGGTGATGCAGGAAGACTATATGCGCACCGCACGCGCCAAAGGGGTGCGCGAGTCGAAGGTGCTGATTAAACATGGCTTGCGCAACGCCATGATTCCGGTAGTCACCATGATGGGCTTGCAGTTTGGCTTTCTGCTGGGCGGCTCGATTGTCGTGGAAGTGGTATTTAACTGGCCAGGCCTGGGACGCCTGCTGGTGGATTCGGTGGAGATGCGCGACTATCCGGTGATACAGGCGGAGGTACTGCTGTTTTCACTGGAGTTTATCCTGATCAACCTGATCGTGGATATGTTGTATGCCGCCATTAACCCGGCGATACGGTACAAATAA